The following proteins are co-located in the Styela clava chromosome 15, kaStyClav1.hap1.2, whole genome shotgun sequence genome:
- the LOC120333644 gene encoding alpha-1,6-mannosyl-glycoprotein 2-beta-N-acetylglucosaminyltransferase-like — translation MMALIYRRNNIKILVIILMLVSLGVVWRAKFVSHTSPAKEEDKSISADLPSKIADKVRSDAPVLAQPVKEQSKNVSSRGYSLEEMREEAKKLNFIQLIKNKEKFGDHRADDPVIVVQAHDRANLLKILFDSLREVKGIESATLVISRDKFTPDMDNVIDKNLNFCRYVEIFFPFSMQLFPNKFPGEDPNDCPRDISKSAAMKQGCNNAECPDMYGHYREIKYVQLKHHWFWKLNMVFSGIRELNGNTGPILLLEDDNYVIPDVIDVMKKAVLLRDSECKDCLAITLGAYDFTTDYRFNGADAHVKPWVSSKHNIGMVINQQFFDKITSCSKYFCTYDDYNWDWTLQSTALKCFSDIHLYSLILKVPRVYHLGCTGFHQKPAGGKCDIAAEVEKLRGLLRKEASNLFPPTLFLKSSSKSPNSPHVQNGGWGDIRDHELCQSYTSLCKEYLNLG, via the coding sequence ATGATGGCATTGATTTATCGTCGGAACAATATCAAGATTTTAGTTATTATTTTGATGTTAGTATCATTGGGCGTTGTATGGAGAGCAAAATTCGTATCTCACACTTCACCTGCAAAGGAGGAGGACAAATCCATAAGTGCAGACTTGCCATCAAAAATAGCTGACAAAGTCCGATCTGATGCTCCTGTCCTTGCTCAACCTGTCAAAGAACAAAGCAAAAATGTTAGTTCAAGAGGATATTCTCTTGAGGAAATGAGAGAAGAagcgaaaaaattaaatttcatccaattaataaaaaataaagaaaaatttggAGACCACCGCGCTGACGATCCTGTGATTGTTGTGCAGGCACATGATAGGGCaaatcttttgaaaatattattcgaCTCTTTACGAGAAGTCAAAGGCATTGAAAGCGCAACATTGGTAATCAGTCGAGATAAATTCACTCCTGACATGGATAATGTCATCGATAAAAATCTTAATTTTTGCAGATATGTGGAAATATTTTTCCCATTCTCAATGCAGCTCTTTCCCAACAAATTTCCAGGTGAAGATCCCAATGATTGCCCTCGTGATATATCCAAATCAGCTGCAATGAAACAAGGCTGCAACAATGCTGAATGTCCAGATATGTATGGTCATTACAGAGAAATTAAATATGTCCAACTGAAGCATCATTGGTTTTGGAAGCTCAACATGGTATTTTCTGGCATCAGAGAACTTAATGGTAATACTGGCCCTATTTTATTGCTTGAGGATGACAATTATGTCATCCCAGATGTAATTGACGTCATGAAGAAGGCAGTTCTATTACGAGACTCAGAATGCAAAGACTGTCTTGCTATTACATTAGGTGCATATGACTTCACAACAGACTATCGCTTCAATGGCGCAGATGCTCATGTTAAACCATGGGTTAGTTCGAAGCATAACATCGGAATGGTAATAAatcaacaattttttgataaaattacaTCATGCTCTAAATATTTCTGCACCTATGATGATTACAACTGGGACTGGACTTTGCAATCAACTGCGTTGAAATGCTTTTCAGATATTCACCTTTATTCCCTCATATTAAAAGTACCAAGAGTTTACCATCTTGGATGTACTGGGTTCCATCAGAAACCTGCAGGTGGAAAGTGCGACATAGCCGCAGAGGTTGAAAAACTCAGAGGATTATTACGAAAAGAAGCCTCAAATTTATTCCCCCCTACCCTTTTTTTGAAGTCATCGAGCAAAAGCCCCAACAGTCCACATGTACAGAATGGTGGTTGGGGTGATATCAGAGACCATGAATTATGCCAAAGTTATACAAGTTTATGTAAAGAATACTTGAACTTGGGTTGA